A single Oreochromis aureus strain Israel breed Guangdong unplaced genomic scaffold, ZZ_aureus HiC_scaffold_156, whole genome shotgun sequence DNA region contains:
- the LOC120436766 gene encoding sacsin-like, protein MRFDHVFFSEMDRWIYSCLQDELLDVDDESSVLDQVYKINRSEFSHLSNDDMKEFQMFLQSGLSKSKGNQEYVRKLKSLPIFETTHGERVRIDGPKKVFILKIKYSVIFADLFNLPQNSSIFLKQNSENYMLSETLNIQVLDDLEYFMKFILPAVHKLTETQILHSLKLLLSLDYSLKERKIIISSLKTVKLIRSSQGRLEPASYYFDESVELYKRMLPHERFVPERFWTELCEGDDYTTEKAKELVRELGMKHVVSADEIIHFAHQLESEAKVNRRLKDMKQKSSLLFREVLNNECNIKTKKQNLLERIADIKFIFPVIIRKELSNYHQPFAAEGTTVKIRGSLIDKNPEHQDLIWTSMPIIDLPIIDLPFMSQGLQKMIKNAGAHEEPPQNCVASNIRNICQSPCETDQLIKTRAKVFRSSYAYLQAKRFEGNQLAGLPVVLVEKDTKLMRPDDVCLSLSYDLDFRPYLYKITPEDAMYAPFFQKIGVKNEATAEQYCNVLAAVYADSCDKQKLHSNQLRTVKRAVEQLFKLIKTHGNQKLLENVETLYLPAVDGKLYPSSTLCYNDTVFETKRLEEALENKFLLLEKLSECHLGNDKYDHHQLLQLLPQKFQPKMLSEFTEERVVESKMQLCELGTGCEFSGWFDKHLSSGTFKYGLICLIREQLQGKITQEAASNICEQIFGSIQIICCKMLETALWLNKQPLAKTDEETDVFVERGHQGCTFYLKHNDDMAHKVINEVITTLTKEINVLLGNRIASVHLPVLGQLLMCNDLQDIRKTLAKNQIRDSAETESSSFSPAAPGTEIPGEWHDCLDMNVLNNFEEGEYVGYSIDDKYIYTVIVEELPGHNGRYSWRYKVDIGEDEPIEVSCVDLFQFKREKKVKTERRKCMEPEPQKKMLKPEENTCMELEPLAGAGPHSSEPSINSLPASVEEAKREIDKCLAEIWKLPEEERLKAIKRLYLRWHPDKNPDCQSLTNEAFKYLQNRIDELSKGKAAGSTFSSRNTNFRGFYQQWNQEARYHRNSRERFSRGYRGFYNFWTHNENVPRPDREEARRWCRQARCDLNAAHKDTGGESTEWCLFKVHQAVEKSLIAACYKRNGQHPNSSSISVTAAQVSLYSPQLRDLPEIVKNLQTLGVDPKRTQYPNCHPYPHIPNGQFRSENEMLALNKASELLNKIEAYVN, encoded by the coding sequence ATGAGGTTTGATCATGTTTTCTTCTCTGAGATGGACCGATGGATATATTCATGTCTACAAGATGAACTTCTTGATGTAGATGATGAAAGCTCAGTGTTGGATCAAGTGTACAAAATTAATCGCTCAGAGTTTTCCCACCTTTCAAATGATGATATGAAGGAGTTTCAGATGTTCCTGCAATCAGGATTATCCAAGTCCAAAGGGAACCAAGAGTATGTGAGAAAACTCAAATCCTTACCAATATTTGAAACAACACATGGTGAACGAGTGAGGATTGATGGACCTAAGAAGGTTTTCATCCTCAAAATCAAATATTCAGTCATATTTGCAGATTTGTTCAACCTACCCCAAAACAGCAGCATCTTTCTCAAACAGAACTCTGAGAACTACATGCTGTCAGAAACGCTCAACATTCAGGTCCTGGATGATTTGGAGTATTTCATGAAGTTCATTCTGCCTGCTGTACACAaactcacagagacacagatTCTTCACAGCCTCAAACTGTTGCTGTCACTAGATTATTCgttgaaggaaagaaaaattaTCATCTCCTCACTGAAGACAGTGAAACTGATTCGCAGTTCTCAGGGCAGACTGGAGCCTGCATCATACTACTTTGATGAAAGTGTGGAGCTGTACAAACGAATGTTGCCCCACGAGAGATTTGTTCCTGAGAGATTTTGGACTGAGCTGTGTGAAGGAGATgactacacaacagaaaaagcaaaagaGCTGGTCAGAGAACTTGGAATGAAGCATGTTGTGTCAGCGGACGAGATAATACATTTTGCACACCAGCTTGAATCAGAAGCAAAAGTTAACAGAAGACTCAAAGACATGAAACAGAAATCATCATTACTTTTCAGGGAAGTCTTAAATAACGAATGCAACATCAAAACTAAAAAGCAAAATTTGTTGGAGAGGATTGCCGACATCAAATTCATTTTTCCAGTGATAATTCGAAAAGAACTGTCCAACTACCACCAACCATTTGCTGCTGAAGGAACTACTGTGAAAATTAGAGGCTCTTTGATTGACAAAAATCCAGAGCATCAAGATTTGATTTGGACCTCCATGCCAATTATAGACCTACCAATTATAGACCTACCATTTATGTCACAAGGTCTTcagaaaatgataaaaaatgcTGGAGCTCATGAAGAACCACCTCAAAACTGTGTAGCCAGTAACATAAGAAACATCTGTCAGTCACCATGTGAAACTGACCAGCTCATCAAAACACGAGCTAAAGTGTTCAGAAGTTCCTACGCTTACCTGCAAGCAAAAAGATTTGAAGGAAACCAGCTGGCTGGTCTTCCTGTTGTGTTGgttgaaaaagacacaaaacttATGAGGCCTGATGACGTGTGTCTGTCGCTCTCCTATGATCTGGACTTCAGACCATATCTGTACAAGATTACTCCAGAAGATGCAATGTATGCACCGTTCTTTCAGAAAATCGGTGTGAAGAACGAAGCTACTGCAGAGCAATATTGTAATGTTTTGGCAGCAGTTTACGCTGATTCCTGTGATAAACAGAAACTACATTCGAACCAGCTGAGAACTGTGAAACGAGCTGTTGAGCAGTTGTTTAAGTTAATCAAAACTCACGGAAACCAGAAGCTTCTTGAAAATGTGGAGACTCTTTATCTTCCAGCAGTAGATGGTAAATTATACCCATCATCAACACTCTGCTACAACGACACAGTGTTTGAGACCAAAAGGTTGGAAGAAGCGCTGGAGAACAAGTTCCTGCTGCTTGAGAAACTCAGTGAATGTCATTTGGGCAACGACAAGTATGACCATCATCAGCTGTTGCAACTGCTGCCTCAGAAATTTCAGCCAAAGATGCTGTCTGAGTTCACAGAGGAAAGAGTTGTGGAATCAAAAATGCAGCTTTGTGAACTTGGGACTGGCTGTGAATTTAGTGGATGGTTTGATAAACATCTCTCCTCAGGAACCTTTAAATATGGATTAATTTGTCTTATTAGAGAGCAGTTGCAAGGCAAAATAACACAAGAAGCTGCTTCTAACATATGTGAGCAGATTTTTGGCAGTATACAAATTATCTGCTGCAAAATGTTGGAAACAGCTCTCTGGCTCAATAAACAGCCACTTGCTAAAACTGATGAAGAAACTGATGTTTTTGTGGAACGAGGGCACCAAGGATGCACCTTTTACTTAAAGCACAATGATGACATGGCTCACAAAGTAATAAATGAAGTCATTACAACATTGACAAAAGAGATTAATGTTCTTTTAGGGAACAGAATTGCATCGGTTCATCTTCCAGTGCTGGGACAACTCCTCATGTGTAATGATCTGCAAGATATTCGGAAAACTCTGGCTAAAAATCAGATCCGTGACAGTGCTGAAACTGAAAGTTCCTCTTTTAGTCCAGCAGCCCCTGGGACAGAGATTCCAGGAGAATGGCATGATTGTTTGGACATGAATGTCCTCAACAACTTTGAAGAGGGGGAATATGTTGGCTACAGCATTGATGACAAGTACATTTATACAGTTATTGTTGAAGAACTGCCTGGTCACAATGGACGATATTCATGGAGATACAAAGTAGATATTGGAGAAGATGAGCCCATTGAAGTCAGCTGTGTTgatctgtttcagtttaaacGAGAAAAGAAGGTAAAAACAGAAAGGAGGAAATGCATGGAGCCAGaaccacagaagaagatgctAAAACCAGAAGAAAACACTTGCATGGAGCTGGAACCACTGGCAGGAGCTGGGCCACATTCTTCTGAACCATCAATAAATTCCTTACCGGCCTCTGTTGAGGAAGCTAAAAGGGAAATTGATAAATGTTTGGCAGAGATCTGGAAGCTTCCTGAGGAGGAGAGGCTCAAAGCCATCAAGAGACTGTACCTCAGGTGGCACCCTGACAAAAACCCGGATTGCCAGTCTCTCACCAATGAGGCATTCAAATATTTACAGAATCGAATTGATGAGCTCAGCAAAGGCAAAGCTGCAGGCTCGACCTTTTCAAGCAGAAATACAAATTTCAGAGGCTTCTATCAACAGTGGAATCAGGAGGCCAGGTATCACAGAAATAGTCGAGAGAGGTTCTCTAGAGGCTATAGAGGTTTCTACAACTTCTGGACCCACAATGAAAATGTCCCAAGGCCAGACAGAGAAGAGGCCAGACGCTGGTGTAGACAGGCTCGCTGTGATCTCAATGCAGCTCACAAAGACACTGGTGGAGAGAGCACAGAGTGGTGTCTGTTTAAGGTCCATCAAGCAGTGGAAAAGTCTCTCATAGCAGCATGCTATAAAAGAAATGGACAACACCCCAACAGCAGCTCAATTTCAGTCACTGCTGCACAAGTTTCCCTCTACAGCCCCCAACTGAGAGATCTGCCTGAGATTGTGAAAAACCTGCAGACACTCGGGGTGGATCCCAAAAGGACTCAATATCCCAACTGCCATCCATATCCCCACATACCGAACGGACAATTCAGATCAGAGAATGAAATGCTGGCACTGAACAAGGCATCTGAGCTCCTTAATAAAATAGAAGCATATGTGAATTAA